A window of Strigops habroptila isolate Jane chromosome 5, bStrHab1.2.pri, whole genome shotgun sequence contains these coding sequences:
- the WBP1L gene encoding WW domain binding protein 1-like isoform X4, protein MPFLLGLRQDKETCMGVNNQSYICETGHCCGQSQCCNYYYELWWFWLVWTIIIILSCCCVCHHRRTKHRLQAQQRQHEINLIAYREAHNYSALPFYFRFLPNYLLPPYEEVVNRPPTPPPPYSALHQQCVPAGSSSTIPDTPRNLQPAQSSSAAPSGNNSSTDHPGSPGLGDPEPSTTTLERAVAKMQSIEPGGTSTGAELVERPSPGKDTECKEELLKAYSSESLEQSSAIPDAKDKTPGRQRRFTGDSGIEVCVCNRGHHDDDLKEFDGLIDDALDGPLDFCDSCSGRPHGDEEEGLFNAAEEQHREHSHHHLPRQQVCVLLNTINEQDSPNSCTNNSPS, encoded by the exons ATGCCTTTCCTCCTGGGTCTCAGACAG GACAAGGAAACCTGCATGGGTGTCAACAATCAAAGTTACATATGTGAAACGGGCCACTGTTGTGGACAATCCCAGTGTTGCAACTACTACTATGAACTCTGGT GGTTTTGGCTGGTGTGgaccatcatcatcatcctcagctgctgttgtgtttgCCATCACCGACGCACCAAGCATCGTCTCCAGGCCCAGCAGCGGCAACACGAGATCAACCTGATCGCATACCGGGAAGCCCATAACTATTCAGCCCTGCCGTTTTATTTCC GGTTTTTGCCAAATTATTTACTACCTCCCTATGAGGAAGTGGTGAACCGACCGCCgaccccaccaccaccataCAGTGCCTTACATCAGCAGTGCgtcccagcaggcagcagtagCACAATCCCAGACACGCCAAGAAACCTacagccagcacagagcagctcagcagcacccagTGGCAATAACAGCAGTACTGACCACCCCGGGTCCCCTGGCCTCGGGGACCCCGAGCCCTCCACCACCACACTTGAGCGAGCAGTTGCCAAAATGCAAAGCATTGAGCCTGGTGGCACCAGCACAGGAGCTGAGCTGGTGGAGAGGCCCAGTCCTGGTAAGGATACGGAGTGCAAGGAGGAACTGCTCAAAGCTTACAGCTCTGAGAGCTTAGAGCAGAGCAGCGCCATTCCCGACGCGAAGGACAAGACGCCGGGCAGGCAGCGCCGCTTCACCGGCGACTCGGGCATCGAAGTCTGCGTATGCAATCGGGGCCATCACGACGATGACCTCAAGGAGTTTGATGGGCTCATCGATGATGCTCTGGATGGGCCCCTGGACTTCTGTGACAGCTGCAGCGGCCGTCCCCACggggatgaggaggaagggCTTTTTAATGCTGCGGAGGAGCAGCACCGTGAACACAGCCACCACCACCTGCCCCGGCAGCAGGTGTGTGTACTCTTGAACACAATAAATGAGCAGGACTCTCCAAACTCTTGTACCAATAACTCCCCCAGCTAA
- the LOC115608953 gene encoding steroid 17-alpha-hydroxylase/17,20 lyase yields MPLLGALLLALALALLCSWGLAHRRDTSGPGRPRSLPALPLVGSLLQLAGHPQLHLRLWRLQGRYGSLYALWMGSHYVVVVNSYRHAREVLLKKGKAFAGRPRTVTTDLLSRGGKDIAFASYGPLWKFQRKLVHAALSMFGEGSLTLERIICREAASLCETLSAAQDMALDMGPELTRAVTNVVCSLCFNSSYRRGDPEFEAMLEYSQGIVDTVAKESLVDIFPWLQIFPNKDLALLKRCLKVRDQLLQQKFTEHKEAFCGDAVKDLMDALLQVRLSAESSSTLAPGLELTDDHLLMTVGDIFGAGVETTTTVLKWAVLYLLHYPEVQRKIQEEMDQKIGLVRHPLLSDRPLLPYLEATISEVLRIRPVSPLLIPHVSLADTSIGEYSIPKGARVVINLWSVHHDEKEWDKPEEFNPGRFLDEQGQHIHSPSPSYLPFGAGIRVCLGKVLAKMELFLFLAWVLQRFTLECPQDQPLPSLEGKFGVVLQVQKFRVKARLRDAWRVAS; encoded by the exons ATGCCGCTGCTGGGCgccctgctgctggccctggctctggccctgctctgctcctggggGCTGGCACACCGGAGGGACACCTcggggccggggcggccgcGGAGCCTGCCGGCGCTGCCGCTGgtgggcagcctgctccagctggcCGGGCACCCCCAGCTCCACCTGCGGCTCTGGCGCCTGCAGGGCCGCTACGGCAGCCTCTACGCCCTCTGGATGGGCTCCCACTACGTGGTGGTGGTGAACAGCTACCGGCACGCCAGGGAGGTGCTGCTGAAGAAGGGGAAGGCTTTCGCTGGACGGCCCCGCACC GTGACCACGGACCTGCTGTCCCGGGGGGGCAAGGACATCGCCTTTGCCAGCTATGGGCCCCTGTGGAAGTTCCAGCGCAAGCTGGTGCACGCTGCTCTCTCCATGTTCGGGGAGGGCTCGCTCACCCTCGAGAGGATCA TCTGTCGGGAGGCTGCATCCCTGTGTGAGACGCTCAGCGCTGCACAGGATATGGCCCTGGACATGGGCCCTGAGCTCACACGGGCTGTCACCAACGTGGTCTGCTCCCTCTGCTTCAACTCCTCATACCGGCGCGGGGACCCCGAGTTCGAGGCCATGCTGGAGTACAGCCAGGGTATCGTGGACACTGTGGCCAAGGAGAGTTTGGTGGACATCTTCCCCTGGCTCCAG ATCTTCCCCAACAAGGACCTGGCCCTGCTGAAGAGATGCCTCAAGGTGCGGgaccagctgctccagcagaagTTCACCGAACACAAG GAAGCCTTCTGCGGGGACGCCGTGAAGGACCTCATGGATGCGCTCCTGCAAGTGAGGCTcagtgctgagagcagcagcaccctggcACCAGGGCTGGAGCTGACTGATGACCACCTCCTCATGACAGTGGGGGACATCTTTGGGGCTGGCGTGGAGACCACCACGACGGTGCTCAAATGGGCTGTGCTCTACCTGCTCCACTACCCTGAG GTCCAGAGGAAGATCCAGGAGGAGATGGACCAGAAGATTGGGCTGGTGCGTCACCCCCTCCTCAGCGACCGCCCGCTGCTGCCCTACCTGGAGGCCACCATCAGCGAAGTGCTGCGCATCCGGCCCGTGTCCCCCCTGCTCATCCCGCACGTGTCCCTTGCCGACACCAG CATCGGGGAATACTCCATCCCCAAGGGTGCCAGGGTCGTCATCAACCTCTGGTCCGTGCACCATGACGAGAAGGAGTGGGACAAGCCTGAGGAGTTTAACCCTG GCCGCTTCCTGGATGAGCAGGGCCAGCACATCCACTCGCCCTCACCCAGCTACCTGCCCTTCGGGGCCGGGATCCGCGTCTGCCTGGGCAAAGTCCTGGCCAAGATGGAGCTGTTCCTCTTCCTGGCCTGGGTGCTGCAGCGCTTTACGCTCGAGTGTCCCCAGGACCAGCCCCTGCCCTCGCTGGAGGGCAAGTTCGGTGTCGTGCTGCAGGTGCAGAAGTTTCGGGTGAAGGCCAGGCTGCGGGACGCATGGCGAGTGGCCTCGTGA
- the WBP1L gene encoding WW domain binding protein 1-like isoform X8 codes for MDKETCMGVNNQSYICETGHCCGQSQCCNYYYELWWFWLVWTIIIILSCCCVCHHRRTKHRLQAQQRQHEINLIAYREAHNYSALPFYFRFLPNYLLPPYEEVVNRPPTPPPPYSALHQQCVPAGSSSTIPDTPRNLQPAQSSSAAPSGNNSSTDHPGSPGLGDPEPSTTTLERAVAKMQSIEPGGTSTGAELVERPSPGKDTECKEELLKAYSSESLEQSSAIPDAKDKTPGRQRRFTGDSGIEVCVCNRGHHDDDLKEFDGLIDDALDGPLDFCDSCSGRPHGDEEEGLFNAAEEQHREHSHHHLPRQQVCVLLNTINEQDSPNSCTNNSPS; via the exons ATG GACAAGGAAACCTGCATGGGTGTCAACAATCAAAGTTACATATGTGAAACGGGCCACTGTTGTGGACAATCCCAGTGTTGCAACTACTACTATGAACTCTGGT GGTTTTGGCTGGTGTGgaccatcatcatcatcctcagctgctgttgtgtttgCCATCACCGACGCACCAAGCATCGTCTCCAGGCCCAGCAGCGGCAACACGAGATCAACCTGATCGCATACCGGGAAGCCCATAACTATTCAGCCCTGCCGTTTTATTTCC GGTTTTTGCCAAATTATTTACTACCTCCCTATGAGGAAGTGGTGAACCGACCGCCgaccccaccaccaccataCAGTGCCTTACATCAGCAGTGCgtcccagcaggcagcagtagCACAATCCCAGACACGCCAAGAAACCTacagccagcacagagcagctcagcagcacccagTGGCAATAACAGCAGTACTGACCACCCCGGGTCCCCTGGCCTCGGGGACCCCGAGCCCTCCACCACCACACTTGAGCGAGCAGTTGCCAAAATGCAAAGCATTGAGCCTGGTGGCACCAGCACAGGAGCTGAGCTGGTGGAGAGGCCCAGTCCTGGTAAGGATACGGAGTGCAAGGAGGAACTGCTCAAAGCTTACAGCTCTGAGAGCTTAGAGCAGAGCAGCGCCATTCCCGACGCGAAGGACAAGACGCCGGGCAGGCAGCGCCGCTTCACCGGCGACTCGGGCATCGAAGTCTGCGTATGCAATCGGGGCCATCACGACGATGACCTCAAGGAGTTTGATGGGCTCATCGATGATGCTCTGGATGGGCCCCTGGACTTCTGTGACAGCTGCAGCGGCCGTCCCCACggggatgaggaggaagggCTTTTTAATGCTGCGGAGGAGCAGCACCGTGAACACAGCCACCACCACCTGCCCCGGCAGCAGGTGTGTGTACTCTTGAACACAATAAATGAGCAGGACTCTCCAAACTCTTGTACCAATAACTCCCCCAGCTAA
- the WBP1L gene encoding WW domain binding protein 1-like isoform X3, with the protein MALLLFQALPEGLPASVEPAQDKETCMGVNNQSYICETGHCCGQSQCCNYYYELWWFWLVWTIIIILSCCCVCHHRRTKHRLQAQQRQHEINLIAYREAHNYSALPFYFRFLPNYLLPPYEEVVNRPPTPPPPYSALHQQCVPAGSSSTIPDTPRNLQPAQSSSAAPSGNNSSTDHPGSPGLGDPEPSTTTLERAVAKMQSIEPGGTSTGAELVERPSPGKDTECKEELLKAYSSESLEQSSAIPDAKDKTPGRQRRFTGDSGIEVCVCNRGHHDDDLKEFDGLIDDALDGPLDFCDSCSGRPHGDEEEGLFNAAEEQHREHSHHHLPRQQVCVLLNTINEQDSPNSCTNNSPS; encoded by the exons GACAAGGAAACCTGCATGGGTGTCAACAATCAAAGTTACATATGTGAAACGGGCCACTGTTGTGGACAATCCCAGTGTTGCAACTACTACTATGAACTCTGGT GGTTTTGGCTGGTGTGgaccatcatcatcatcctcagctgctgttgtgtttgCCATCACCGACGCACCAAGCATCGTCTCCAGGCCCAGCAGCGGCAACACGAGATCAACCTGATCGCATACCGGGAAGCCCATAACTATTCAGCCCTGCCGTTTTATTTCC GGTTTTTGCCAAATTATTTACTACCTCCCTATGAGGAAGTGGTGAACCGACCGCCgaccccaccaccaccataCAGTGCCTTACATCAGCAGTGCgtcccagcaggcagcagtagCACAATCCCAGACACGCCAAGAAACCTacagccagcacagagcagctcagcagcacccagTGGCAATAACAGCAGTACTGACCACCCCGGGTCCCCTGGCCTCGGGGACCCCGAGCCCTCCACCACCACACTTGAGCGAGCAGTTGCCAAAATGCAAAGCATTGAGCCTGGTGGCACCAGCACAGGAGCTGAGCTGGTGGAGAGGCCCAGTCCTGGTAAGGATACGGAGTGCAAGGAGGAACTGCTCAAAGCTTACAGCTCTGAGAGCTTAGAGCAGAGCAGCGCCATTCCCGACGCGAAGGACAAGACGCCGGGCAGGCAGCGCCGCTTCACCGGCGACTCGGGCATCGAAGTCTGCGTATGCAATCGGGGCCATCACGACGATGACCTCAAGGAGTTTGATGGGCTCATCGATGATGCTCTGGATGGGCCCCTGGACTTCTGTGACAGCTGCAGCGGCCGTCCCCACggggatgaggaggaagggCTTTTTAATGCTGCGGAGGAGCAGCACCGTGAACACAGCCACCACCACCTGCCCCGGCAGCAGGTGTGTGTACTCTTGAACACAATAAATGAGCAGGACTCTCCAAACTCTTGTACCAATAACTCCCCCAGCTAA
- the WBP1L gene encoding WW domain binding protein 1-like isoform X2, translating into MSFPSCKHPGWAASEICHGEWEEEEGEPASACSVPGPCLLSIPNRGSPGLNRIEERGCPQQMRKWSLWGFKFLPSHALVRRMSLQNAFPPGSQTGFWLVWTIIIILSCCCVCHHRRTKHRLQAQQRQHEINLIAYREAHNYSALPFYFRFLPNYLLPPYEEVVNRPPTPPPPYSALHQQCVPAGSSSTIPDTPRNLQPAQSSSAAPSGNNSSTDHPGSPGLGDPEPSTTTLERAVAKMQSIEPGGTSTGAELVERPSPGKDTECKEELLKAYSSESLEQSSAIPDAKDKTPGRQRRFTGDSGIEVCVCNRGHHDDDLKEFDGLIDDALDGPLDFCDSCSGRPHGDEEEGLFNAAEEQHREHSHHHLPRQQVCVLLNTINEQDSPNSCTNNSPS; encoded by the exons ATGTCATTTCCCTCTTGCAAACACCCCGGCTGGGCTGCGTCTGAGATATGTCACGgggagtgggaggaggaggagggggagccAGCGAGTGCGTGCAGTGTCCCAGGACCCTGTTTACTTAGCATTCCCAACCGAGGAAGCCCTGGTTTAAATAGGATCGAGGAGCGGGGCTGCCCGCAGCAGATGAGGAAATGGTCACTGTGGGGCTTTAAATTCCTGCCTTCCCATGCGCTGGTGCGGAGGATGAGCCTGCAGAATGCCTTTCCTCCTGGGTCTCAGACAG GGTTTTGGCTGGTGTGgaccatcatcatcatcctcagctgctgttgtgtttgCCATCACCGACGCACCAAGCATCGTCTCCAGGCCCAGCAGCGGCAACACGAGATCAACCTGATCGCATACCGGGAAGCCCATAACTATTCAGCCCTGCCGTTTTATTTCC GGTTTTTGCCAAATTATTTACTACCTCCCTATGAGGAAGTGGTGAACCGACCGCCgaccccaccaccaccataCAGTGCCTTACATCAGCAGTGCgtcccagcaggcagcagtagCACAATCCCAGACACGCCAAGAAACCTacagccagcacagagcagctcagcagcacccagTGGCAATAACAGCAGTACTGACCACCCCGGGTCCCCTGGCCTCGGGGACCCCGAGCCCTCCACCACCACACTTGAGCGAGCAGTTGCCAAAATGCAAAGCATTGAGCCTGGTGGCACCAGCACAGGAGCTGAGCTGGTGGAGAGGCCCAGTCCTGGTAAGGATACGGAGTGCAAGGAGGAACTGCTCAAAGCTTACAGCTCTGAGAGCTTAGAGCAGAGCAGCGCCATTCCCGACGCGAAGGACAAGACGCCGGGCAGGCAGCGCCGCTTCACCGGCGACTCGGGCATCGAAGTCTGCGTATGCAATCGGGGCCATCACGACGATGACCTCAAGGAGTTTGATGGGCTCATCGATGATGCTCTGGATGGGCCCCTGGACTTCTGTGACAGCTGCAGCGGCCGTCCCCACggggatgaggaggaagggCTTTTTAATGCTGCGGAGGAGCAGCACCGTGAACACAGCCACCACCACCTGCCCCGGCAGCAGGTGTGTGTACTCTTGAACACAATAAATGAGCAGGACTCTCCAAACTCTTGTACCAATAACTCCCCCAGCTAA
- the WBP1L gene encoding WW domain binding protein 1-like isoform X5, with protein sequence MALLLFQALPEGLPASVEPAQLLAEKTSLTQQGMLKTSRYSKGFWLVWTIIIILSCCCVCHHRRTKHRLQAQQRQHEINLIAYREAHNYSALPFYFRFLPNYLLPPYEEVVNRPPTPPPPYSALHQQCVPAGSSSTIPDTPRNLQPAQSSSAAPSGNNSSTDHPGSPGLGDPEPSTTTLERAVAKMQSIEPGGTSTGAELVERPSPGKDTECKEELLKAYSSESLEQSSAIPDAKDKTPGRQRRFTGDSGIEVCVCNRGHHDDDLKEFDGLIDDALDGPLDFCDSCSGRPHGDEEEGLFNAAEEQHREHSHHHLPRQQVCVLLNTINEQDSPNSCTNNSPS encoded by the exons CTCTTAGCAGAGAAAACATCGCTAACTCAGCAGGGGATGCTGAAAACGTCAAGGTACAGTAAAG GGTTTTGGCTGGTGTGgaccatcatcatcatcctcagctgctgttgtgtttgCCATCACCGACGCACCAAGCATCGTCTCCAGGCCCAGCAGCGGCAACACGAGATCAACCTGATCGCATACCGGGAAGCCCATAACTATTCAGCCCTGCCGTTTTATTTCC GGTTTTTGCCAAATTATTTACTACCTCCCTATGAGGAAGTGGTGAACCGACCGCCgaccccaccaccaccataCAGTGCCTTACATCAGCAGTGCgtcccagcaggcagcagtagCACAATCCCAGACACGCCAAGAAACCTacagccagcacagagcagctcagcagcacccagTGGCAATAACAGCAGTACTGACCACCCCGGGTCCCCTGGCCTCGGGGACCCCGAGCCCTCCACCACCACACTTGAGCGAGCAGTTGCCAAAATGCAAAGCATTGAGCCTGGTGGCACCAGCACAGGAGCTGAGCTGGTGGAGAGGCCCAGTCCTGGTAAGGATACGGAGTGCAAGGAGGAACTGCTCAAAGCTTACAGCTCTGAGAGCTTAGAGCAGAGCAGCGCCATTCCCGACGCGAAGGACAAGACGCCGGGCAGGCAGCGCCGCTTCACCGGCGACTCGGGCATCGAAGTCTGCGTATGCAATCGGGGCCATCACGACGATGACCTCAAGGAGTTTGATGGGCTCATCGATGATGCTCTGGATGGGCCCCTGGACTTCTGTGACAGCTGCAGCGGCCGTCCCCACggggatgaggaggaagggCTTTTTAATGCTGCGGAGGAGCAGCACCGTGAACACAGCCACCACCACCTGCCCCGGCAGCAGGTGTGTGTACTCTTGAACACAATAAATGAGCAGGACTCTCCAAACTCTTGTACCAATAACTCCCCCAGCTAA
- the WBP1L gene encoding WW domain binding protein 1-like isoform X1, with protein MPFLLGLRQRQIWDSGGAAYGVKPEVRRYSASFAPTANIWLSQWAGWTRKPAWVSTIKVTYVKRATVVDNPSVATTTMNSGLLAEKTSLTQQGMLKTSRYSKGFWLVWTIIIILSCCCVCHHRRTKHRLQAQQRQHEINLIAYREAHNYSALPFYFRFLPNYLLPPYEEVVNRPPTPPPPYSALHQQCVPAGSSSTIPDTPRNLQPAQSSSAAPSGNNSSTDHPGSPGLGDPEPSTTTLERAVAKMQSIEPGGTSTGAELVERPSPGKDTECKEELLKAYSSESLEQSSAIPDAKDKTPGRQRRFTGDSGIEVCVCNRGHHDDDLKEFDGLIDDALDGPLDFCDSCSGRPHGDEEEGLFNAAEEQHREHSHHHLPRQQVCVLLNTINEQDSPNSCTNNSPS; from the exons ATGCCTTTCCTCCTGGGTCTCAGACAG aGACAAATTTGGGACAGTGGAGGTGCTGCGTATGGTGTAAAACCAGAAGTTCGGCGGTATTCAGCTTCATTTGCTCCAACTGCGAACATCTGGTTATCTCAGTGGGCTGGATG GACAAGGAAACCTGCATGGGTGTCAACAATCAAAGTTACATATGTGAAACGGGCCACTGTTGTGGACAATCCCAGTGTTGCAACTACTACTATGAACTCTGGT CTCTTAGCAGAGAAAACATCGCTAACTCAGCAGGGGATGCTGAAAACGTCAAGGTACAGTAAAG GGTTTTGGCTGGTGTGgaccatcatcatcatcctcagctgctgttgtgtttgCCATCACCGACGCACCAAGCATCGTCTCCAGGCCCAGCAGCGGCAACACGAGATCAACCTGATCGCATACCGGGAAGCCCATAACTATTCAGCCCTGCCGTTTTATTTCC GGTTTTTGCCAAATTATTTACTACCTCCCTATGAGGAAGTGGTGAACCGACCGCCgaccccaccaccaccataCAGTGCCTTACATCAGCAGTGCgtcccagcaggcagcagtagCACAATCCCAGACACGCCAAGAAACCTacagccagcacagagcagctcagcagcacccagTGGCAATAACAGCAGTACTGACCACCCCGGGTCCCCTGGCCTCGGGGACCCCGAGCCCTCCACCACCACACTTGAGCGAGCAGTTGCCAAAATGCAAAGCATTGAGCCTGGTGGCACCAGCACAGGAGCTGAGCTGGTGGAGAGGCCCAGTCCTGGTAAGGATACGGAGTGCAAGGAGGAACTGCTCAAAGCTTACAGCTCTGAGAGCTTAGAGCAGAGCAGCGCCATTCCCGACGCGAAGGACAAGACGCCGGGCAGGCAGCGCCGCTTCACCGGCGACTCGGGCATCGAAGTCTGCGTATGCAATCGGGGCCATCACGACGATGACCTCAAGGAGTTTGATGGGCTCATCGATGATGCTCTGGATGGGCCCCTGGACTTCTGTGACAGCTGCAGCGGCCGTCCCCACggggatgaggaggaagggCTTTTTAATGCTGCGGAGGAGCAGCACCGTGAACACAGCCACCACCACCTGCCCCGGCAGCAGGTGTGTGTACTCTTGAACACAATAAATGAGCAGGACTCTCCAAACTCTTGTACCAATAACTCCCCCAGCTAA
- the WBP1L gene encoding WW domain binding protein 1-like isoform X7 yields MGVNNQSYICETGHCCGQSQCCNYYYELWWFWLVWTIIIILSCCCVCHHRRTKHRLQAQQRQHEINLIAYREAHNYSALPFYFRFLPNYLLPPYEEVVNRPPTPPPPYSALHQQCVPAGSSSTIPDTPRNLQPAQSSSAAPSGNNSSTDHPGSPGLGDPEPSTTTLERAVAKMQSIEPGGTSTGAELVERPSPGKDTECKEELLKAYSSESLEQSSAIPDAKDKTPGRQRRFTGDSGIEVCVCNRGHHDDDLKEFDGLIDDALDGPLDFCDSCSGRPHGDEEEGLFNAAEEQHREHSHHHLPRQQVCVLLNTINEQDSPNSCTNNSPS; encoded by the exons ATGGGTGTCAACAATCAAAGTTACATATGTGAAACGGGCCACTGTTGTGGACAATCCCAGTGTTGCAACTACTACTATGAACTCTGGT GGTTTTGGCTGGTGTGgaccatcatcatcatcctcagctgctgttgtgtttgCCATCACCGACGCACCAAGCATCGTCTCCAGGCCCAGCAGCGGCAACACGAGATCAACCTGATCGCATACCGGGAAGCCCATAACTATTCAGCCCTGCCGTTTTATTTCC GGTTTTTGCCAAATTATTTACTACCTCCCTATGAGGAAGTGGTGAACCGACCGCCgaccccaccaccaccataCAGTGCCTTACATCAGCAGTGCgtcccagcaggcagcagtagCACAATCCCAGACACGCCAAGAAACCTacagccagcacagagcagctcagcagcacccagTGGCAATAACAGCAGTACTGACCACCCCGGGTCCCCTGGCCTCGGGGACCCCGAGCCCTCCACCACCACACTTGAGCGAGCAGTTGCCAAAATGCAAAGCATTGAGCCTGGTGGCACCAGCACAGGAGCTGAGCTGGTGGAGAGGCCCAGTCCTGGTAAGGATACGGAGTGCAAGGAGGAACTGCTCAAAGCTTACAGCTCTGAGAGCTTAGAGCAGAGCAGCGCCATTCCCGACGCGAAGGACAAGACGCCGGGCAGGCAGCGCCGCTTCACCGGCGACTCGGGCATCGAAGTCTGCGTATGCAATCGGGGCCATCACGACGATGACCTCAAGGAGTTTGATGGGCTCATCGATGATGCTCTGGATGGGCCCCTGGACTTCTGTGACAGCTGCAGCGGCCGTCCCCACggggatgaggaggaagggCTTTTTAATGCTGCGGAGGAGCAGCACCGTGAACACAGCCACCACCACCTGCCCCGGCAGCAGGTGTGTGTACTCTTGAACACAATAAATGAGCAGGACTCTCCAAACTCTTGTACCAATAACTCCCCCAGCTAA